GACAAGGGCAGTATAATGTAGTAAACTTCAAATAAAAAATAATACAGGTGGAGGTTTAAGATGAAACAAAATGTACAACATAATTACAGAGCAGGAGATTCAGATGAAATCACACGCCATTACTTTGATTCGCTTTTGATTGAAATGCGGCACATTGATTCGGTAATACCATCTACTGCTCTTGAACTTTATGGAGAAAAATTTTTTACACCAATAATGACAGCTGCACTGTCCCATCTTAATAACAGCCGTCCAAACGGAATGGTAGAAATGGCAAAAGGAGCCAAGGCTTCCAACGCAGTTATGTGGACAGGCATGGGTGATGAAGCTGAGCTGGAAGCAATAACAGCCACCGGCGCCAAAACCATCAAAATTATTAAGCCTCATTCTGATAATAATACAATTTTCAAGAGAATTGAACATGCGGAGAAATGCGGTGTACTTGCCCTTGGCATGGATATCGATCATTCCTTTAACAGTAAAGGGGAATTTGACAATGTTTTGGGCCTTCCAATGTCAGGTAAAACCCTCGATGAAATCAAAGAATTTGTAAAGGCCACCAAACTGCCTTTTATAATTAAAGGTGTACTTAGCGAAAAGGATACATATAAATGCCTTGAAGCAGGTGTTAAGGGTATAGTAATCTCTCACCATCACGGAATTATTGATTATGCAGTTCCTCCCCTTATGGTGCTGCCCAAGATTGCAAAAATCGTAAACCGCAGTATACCAATTTTTGTGGATTGCGGTATTGCCAGCGGTATAGACGTATTTAAGGCATTGGCCCTGGGTGCTGACGCAGTGTCCGTTGGGCGTACGTTAATTCCCCACCTTAAGGAAGCCGGAGCCAACGGGGTGCAGAGCAAAATTGAAGAATTGACTGAAGAACTTGCAGGTGTAATGGCAAGGACATGTTCAA
This region of Clostridium sp. BNL1100 genomic DNA includes:
- a CDS encoding alpha-hydroxy acid oxidase codes for the protein MKQNVQHNYRAGDSDEITRHYFDSLLIEMRHIDSVIPSTALELYGEKFFTPIMTAALSHLNNSRPNGMVEMAKGAKASNAVMWTGMGDEAELEAITATGAKTIKIIKPHSDNNTIFKRIEHAEKCGVLALGMDIDHSFNSKGEFDNVLGLPMSGKTLDEIKEFVKATKLPFIIKGVLSEKDTYKCLEAGVKGIVISHHHGIIDYAVPPLMVLPKIAKIVNRSIPIFVDCGIASGIDVFKALALGADAVSVGRTLIPHLKEAGANGVQSKIEELTEELAGVMARTCSKNIASINASVIWQSPVGPNALTP